One window of Quercus robur chromosome 12, dhQueRobu3.1, whole genome shotgun sequence genomic DNA carries:
- the LOC126709378 gene encoding uncharacterized protein LOC126709378, protein MAAEDVCEKGMLWLPSHVLDEICDTKTKVNMSQPQQQHKHYHHHHHKSPKESLPLPLPQHFKSRSRPHQRQKNGPIWASGGPGMQAIFLESGRRSGGTGVFLPQRAKTNFQPNKKPACSLILLPSRVVQALNLNVHALGLPVSPQEDDKTKGRDCNSNINKNDKDLQAQCCASVISHNQSSSPEIFLPKEWTY, encoded by the exons atggCTGCAGAGGATGTTTGTGAAAAAGGAATGTTGTGGTTACCTTCTCATGTCCTAGACGAGATTTGTGACACAAAGACAAAG GTGAATATGAGtcaaccacaacaacaacacaaacattatcatcatcatcatcataaatCACCCAAAGAGTCACTTCCACTTCCACTTCCACAG CATTTTAAATCTAGATCAAGACCACATCAAAGACAGAAAAATGGCCCTATTTGGGCATCTGGAGGACCTGGAATGCAAGCTATTTTCCTTGAGTCAGGCAGAAGATCAGGTGGTACGGGAGTTTTTCTTCCACAAAGAGCAAAGACCAATTTCCAACCAAATAAGAAGCCAG CCTGCTCTCTGATTCTCCTCCCTTCTCGAGTGGTTCAAGCTCTCAACCTCAACGTCCATGCATTAGGATTGCCTGTATCACCTCAagaag ATGACAAAACTAAAGGTAGAGATTGcaattcaaacataaataagaACGACAAGGACTTACAAGCTCAATGTTGTGCAAGCGTTATTTCCCATAATCAAAGTTCTTCACCAGAGATATTTCTTCCAAAGGAATGGACATACTAG